One Castanea sativa cultivar Marrone di Chiusa Pesio chromosome 4, ASM4071231v1 DNA window includes the following coding sequences:
- the LOC142632470 gene encoding transcription factor IBH1, producing MTQKGVTLNTNSHKIKFARSFIRTLLKMRKNAPSSSSIEEIRKRSQRIKIAAYSSMAHAVGSRRAWSRAILFKLRNRARHHGMMRRRSMKKRVIKNDPPGDQSKANKLRQLVPGGKAMDMCSLLEETAHYIRCLSTQVKVMQTIADHFSK from the coding sequence ATGACTCAAAAGGGTGTAACCCTAAACACCAATTCTCACAAAATCAAGTTTGCTCGGAGTTTCATCCGTACACTCTTGAAGATGAGAAAGAATGCACCCAGTTCATCATCCATTGAAGAAATCCGCAAGCGCAGTCAGAGAATAAAGATCGCGGCGTATTCTTCCATGGCTCATGCAGTTGGATCAAGAAGGGCTTGGAGTCGAGCCATTCTTTTCAAGCTTCGAAACAGGGCAAGGCATCACGGTATGATGAGAAGAAGATCCATGAAGAAAAGGGTCATCAAGAATGATCCACCAGGAGATCAAAGCAAAGCCAACAAGCTTAGACAACTTGTGCCAGGTGGGAAAGCCATGGATATGTGCAGCTTGTTGGAGGAGACAGCTCACTATATAAGATGCCTTTCAACTCAGGTTAAGGTCATGCAGACTATAGCAGATCACTTTTCTAAATGA